A DNA window from Pseudorasbora parva isolate DD20220531a chromosome 19, ASM2467924v1, whole genome shotgun sequence contains the following coding sequences:
- the LOC137047325 gene encoding golgin subfamily A member 6-like protein 22, with translation MFIRLTLQLLCISYSGSAPVRTDLKHVTGTRGGDAILQCHFKAGKISHIVLSRLSKNILFCDNEECKSEAGRVFREGSCDVTIKDLTLRDAGEYFLRLFYNNDQTEGEQLILEYHLHIQDEISVNTGEELKLDLLLTNADKVETNSSGEWTEVWTRGHGVSSDRLTDSDGNLTINAFTSTDTGTYRVLDSEGQILITLTLTESGTESKGKNENTDDNHKPDDPKQHKWWVILLCVIGALAMTLIIFPGIWIYKCWHRKAENKVKDWRRNAENKVKDWRRNTENKVKRWRRKEERKVNEEHEEHELNEEHKVNEEHEEHKVNEEHEEHKVNEEHKLNEEHEVNEEHELNEEHELNEEHEEHKVNEEHEEHKVNEEHKLNEEHEVNEEHELNEEHELNEEHEVNEEHKLNEEHEVNEEHELNEEHEVNEEHKLNEEHEVNEEHELNEEHELNEEHEVNEEHKLNEEHEVNEEHELNEEHELNEEHEVNEEHELNEEHELNEEHEVNEEHEVNEEHEVNEEHEVNEEHEVNEEHELNEEHQMIPIEDTVHYSRASSNKPGYVAFRANR, from the exons AT GTTCATAAGGCTGACTCTTCAGCTGCTGTGCATCAGTTATAGCG GATCCGCCCCTGTAAGAACCGATCTTAAACATGTGACAGGGACCAGGGGAGGAGACGCCATCCTGCAGTGTCACTTTAAGGCTGGAAAGATTTCTCATATTGTTTTAAGCAGACTGTCTAAAAACATCCTTTTCTGTGATAATGAAGAGTGTAAGAGTGAAGCCGGCCGAGTGTTTagagaaggatcatgtgatgtCACCATCAAGGATCTGACACTGAGGGATGCTGGGGAATACTTTCTGAGACTCTTTTACAATAATGATCAGACAGAAGGGGAGCAACTAATCCTGGAGTACCATCTTCATATTCAGG ATGAGATCTCTGTGAACACAGGTGAGGAGCTGAAGTTGGATCTTCTGTTGACCAATGCTGATAAAGTGGAGACAAACTCCAGTGGAGAGTGGACAGAGGTGTGGACGAGAGGTCACGGGGTCAGCAGTGATCGACTGACCGACAGTGATGGGAATCTGACCATTAATGCGTTCACATCCACTGACACTGGAACATACAGAGTTCTGGACTCTGAAGGACAAATCCTgatcacactcacactcacag AATCTGGTACAGAATCAAAGGGGAAAAATGAGAACACGGATGATAATCACAAACCTGATGACCCTAAACAACATA AGTGGTGGGTTATTTTGCTGTGTGTGATTGGAGCGCTGGCTATGACTCTGATTATATTTCCTGGCATCTGGATATACAAATGCTGGCACAGGAAAGCAGAAAACAAAGTAAAAGACTGGCGCAGGAACGCAGAAAACAAAGTAAAAGACTGGCGCAGGAACACAGAAAACAAAGTAAAACGCTGGCGCAGGAAAGAAGAACGCAAAGTAAACGAAGAACACGAAGAACACGAATTAAATGAAGAACACAAAGTAAATGAAGAACACGAAGAACACAAAGTAAATGAAGAACACGAAGAACACAAAGTAAACgaagaacacaaattaaatgaAGAACACGAAGTAAACGAAGAACACGAATTAAACGAAGAACACGAATTAAACGAAGAACACGAAGAACACAAAGTAAATGAAGAACACGAAGAACACAAAGTAAACgaagaacacaaattaaatgaAGAACACGAAGTAAACGAAGAACACGAATTAAACGAAGAACACGAATTAAACGAAGAACACGAAGTAAACGAAGAACACAAATTAAACGAAGAACACGAAGTAAACGAAGAACACGAATTAAACGAAGAACACGAAGTAAACGAAGAACACAAATTAAACGAAGAACACGAAGTAAACGAAGAACACGAATTAAACGAAGAACACGAATTAAACGAAGAACACGAAGTAAACGAAGAACACAAATTAAACGAAGAACACGAAGTAAACGAAGAACACGAATTAAACGAAGAACACGAATTAAACGAAGAACACGAAGTAAACGAAGAACACGAATTAAACGAAGAACACGAATTAAACGAAGAACACGAAGTAAACGAAGAACACGAAGTAAACGAAGAACACGAAGTAAACGAAGAACACGAAGTAAACGAAGAACACGAAGTAAACGAAGAACACGAATTAAACGAAGAACACCAAATGATCCCAATAGAAGATACTGTACATTACTCCAGAGCATCTAGCAACAAACCTGGATATGTGGCCTTCAGAGCCAACAGATGA